The genomic DNA CCATTCCCTGCGCGCGTCCGCCGCCGCCCTCGCCCTGCTGCTCCCCTTCGCCGCCGCCTGCGGAGGCAGCGCGAAGGCCGAGTCCTCGTCCGACGTCTCCTCCGTGACCCTGCGGGTCGGCGACACCGGCTGGAAGGTCGGCGAGGCCGTCCTCGAGTACGCCCATCTCGACGACACCCCGTACAAGGTGAAGTGGAACCTCTTCCAGGGCGGCGACCTGCAACTCCAGGCCATGCGCGCCGGAGCGCTGGACCTGGCCTCCTCCAGCGAGATCCCGCCCATCTTCTCGGCCGCCGACGGCAGACCGAACTTCAAGGTCGTCGCCGTCCAGCGCGGCACCACCCTCAACCAGGAGGTCATCGTCCCCAAGGGCTCCAAGGTGACCGACATCGCCGGCCTGAGGGGCAAGAAGGTCGGCTACGTCCAGAACACCACCGCCCACTACTTCCTCTACGAGCTGCTGAAGCAGGCGGGCCTCACGTGGTCGGACATCGACGCCAAGCCACTGCTGCCCAACGACGGCCTCGCGGCCCTGAACGGCGGCTCCATCGACGCCTTCGCCTCCTACGGCACGTCGGTCATCACCGCCCACCAGCAGGGCGCCCGCACGGTCGGCTCCGGCGCGGACATCCTCTCCGGCAACTTCCTCTGGTCCGCGCGTGACAGCGTCCTGAGGAGCCCCGCCCAGAAGGCCGCCGCGGCCGATCTGATCGCCCGGATCACCAAGGCGTACGCCTACGTCCGCGACGGCCACGAGGACGGCTTCGCGAAGGTCACCGCCGAGGCCACCCACCAGCCGCTCGCGCAGGCGAAGTCGGATCTGCTCGCCGCGCAGAAGCAGCGCCCGACGCAGGCCAGGACGGTCGGCGACGACACGATCGCCTCCCAGCAGAAGGTGGCCGACGCCTTCACCGAACTCGGCGCGCTCAAGAAGCACCTGGACGTGAAGTCGTTCTGGACCACCGCACTCAACTCCGACCTGAAGAAGGCCCTGTGACCGCCCGCATCGCCGAACTGGCCACCGGCTACGACGAGTCGGGCGCCTTCCCCGCCGACTCCCTGCGGATCGCCCACGAGGCCGGGCTGCTCACCGCGACCATCGGGGAGCGGTACGGCGGCCGGGGCGCCCGGGTCGAGGAGAGCGCGCGCATCCTCCACCGGATCGGGCAGGGCGACCCGTCCGTCGCCCTGATCGCGGCGATGACCCTCAACACGCACGCCCGGCAGGCCGTACAGCCGCACTGGCCGGGCGAGTTGTACGCGCGTGTGGTCAAGGAGTCCTTCGAACGGCCGGTGCTCGTCAACCACGCGCGGGTGGAGCCGGAGTTGGGCTCCCCCGCGCGCGGCGGCCTCCCGTCGACGCTCGCCCGGCGCACTCCGGACGGCTGGTCGCTGAACGGCACCAAACGCTTCGTGACCGGCGCGGAGGGCCTGGACTGGTTCCTGGTGTGGGCCACCACCGACGAACCGGAGCCGCGCGTCGGCACCTTCCTGGTGCCGGGCGGCTCCCCGGGTATCGAGATCACCGGCCGCTGGGACCAGTTGGGGCTGCGGGCCAGCGGCAGTCACGACGTGACGTTCCGGGACGTGGAGATCCCCTACGAGCACGTCATCGGCATCGGCCCGCACGGTGCGTCGGCCGAGCAGGACAACCGGGCGGGCGCCGCGCTCCATCTCCCGCTCGCCGCCCTCTACTTGGGGGTGGCACGGGCGGCGCAGTCGTTCTTCCACACGTTCGCCCACGAGCGCGTGCCCGCCAACCTCGGCCATCCGGTGGCCCGTACGGAACGGTTCCGCAGGACCGCCGGAGAGATCGAGGTGCTGCTCTCCGCCGCCGAGCAGTTGGTGTTCGACGGCGCCGCCCGGGTGGACTCAGGCGACTCCGCGTACACCCCCGAACAGGCCCTCGGGGCACGGGTGCTGGCCGACCGGCACGGCGTCCGCGCGGTGGAGCTCGCGGTACGGCTGCTCGGCAATCCCGGGCTCGCGCGGGGCAATCCGTTGGAGCGGCACTTCCGGGACATCCAGTGCGCGCCGGTGCACGCACCCCAGGAGGACATCTCGCTGCTCGCGATCGGCACGAAGGCGTTGAATCCGTGAAGGCACGCACAGTGAAGGTACGCATCCGGTGACCACAGCTCCCCCGACCGCTCCCACCGCCGCCGCCCGGCTCCTCGGTCTGCTCGCCCGGGATCTGCCGCCCGATCAACTGGCCACGGAACCACGGACGTTGGCCGCGCACGCCACGGACCGTTCGGGCACCCGCCCGGACGGTGTCCCGCTCGCCGTGGTGCACGCACGGCGCACCGAGGACGTGACCGTCACGCTCCGGCACGCGAACGCGCTGGGCGTGCCGGTGGTGCCGCGCGGTGCGGGCACCGGTCTGTCGGGCGGGGCGTCGGCCGGCGAGGGCGTGCTCGTCCTCGACCTCTCCGGGATGAACCGGGTCCTGGAGCTGTCGGTCGACGACCAGCTCGCGGTGGTCGAACCGGGCGTGATCACCGCCGAGTTGGACCGGGCGGCGGGCGAGCACGGGCTGCGGTACGCGCCCGATCCGGCGAGTGCGGCGATCTCGACGATCGGTGGGAACATCGCGACCAACGCGGGCGGGCTGCGGTGCGCGAAGTACGGGGTGACGCGGGACAGCGTGCTCGGCCTGGAGGCCGTGCTCGCCGACGGGACGGTGGTCACGACCGGCCGCCGTACCGTCAAAGGGGTCACCGGTTACGACCTCACCGCGCTGCTGACCGGCTCCGAGGGCACCCTCGCCGTCATCACCTCGGCGACCCTGCGGCTGCGCCCGGTGCCGGTGGCGACGGCCACGGTCGCAGCCTACTTCGACTCGTTCGAGGCGGCGGCCGAGGCGTCGTACGCGATCGGGCGGGCCGGGGTCGTACCGGCGCTCGCGGAGCTGCTCGACGGGCCGGTGCTGCGGGCCGTAGATCCGGCGCTGGGCGAGCGCGGGGCGGCGCTGCTGCTGGTGCAGTGCGACGGGGCGGGGGCGGGCATCGAGGCGGAGCAGGTCGCGCGGGTGCTGGCGCCGACGGCCTCCTCCGTGGAGACCACGACGGACCCGGTCGAGGCGGAATCGCTGCTGGCGGCCCGCCGGCTCGCCCTGCCCGCGCTGGAGGAGTTGGGCCGGCCGCTGATCGAGGACATCGCGGTGCCCCGCTCGCGGCTCGCGGAGGCGGTCCGCGAGATCCGCCTCATCTCCGCCCGTCACGACGTGCCGGTCTACACCCTCGCGCACGCGGCGGACGGCAACCTCCATCCGATCATCGTGGTCGATCCCGCCCTGGACCGGCTGCCGGACGCGGCCTGGGAGGCGGCCGGCGAGATCTTCGCGCTCGCGCTGCGGCTGGGCGGGACGCTCACCGGCGAGCACGGTGTGGGAGTGCTGAAGCGGCAGTGGGTGGCGGACGAACTCGGGCCCACCGCCCACGCGTTGCAGCGGCGGCTGAAGGAGGCGTTCGATCCGCGGGGCATCCTCAACCCCGGCAAGACCCTGTGAGCGGGGCTCGACCGGACCCCCCGAACGGGTGAAGTCGGGTCAACCGGGGGTGGTGCGGGGGGGCACGTGCGAGCGGCATGTGCCTCGACCGCCGTCATCGTCCATCACTCGTGGTGACCGATGACGGGTAGCTGTACGCACGGAATGTGACGGGAGCAGACACTCCGTCAACCGTGCGACAGGAGAGAAGGCACCATGTCGGTCGACACCGGTACCGCGCCCGAGGCGGGCGCCGAGGAGCGGGAACAGCAGAGCCTCGGTACCGCCGCGGCACGCACTCTGGCGACCACGACCAAGTCCGAACCGCAGATGCAGGGCATCAGTTCACGGTGGCTGACCCGCATGCTGCCCTGGGTGAACGTGCCCGGCGGCACCTACCGCGTCAACCGCCGGCTGTCCTACACCCGGGGCGACGGACGGGTCACGTTCGTCCAGACCGGCGCCCAAGTGCGGGTCGTCCCGGCCGAGTTGAGCGAACTACCGCTGTTGCGCGGCTTCGCGGACACCGACGCGCTCGGCGCGCTGGCCGAGCGGTTCGAGCAACGGGAGTTCGCGCCGGGTCAGTTGATCGTGGAGGCGGGCCGCCCCGCCGACCAGGTGTTCCTGATCGCGCACGGCAAGGTGGAGCAGCTCGGGGAGGGTCCCTACGGCGACGAGGCGGTCGCCGGTCTGCTGGCCGACGGCGACACCTTCGGCGGCCAGGTGCTCGGCGACCCGGACGGCACCTGGGAGTTCACGGCCCGCGCGGCGACGGCCACCACGGTACTGACGCTGCCGCACTCGGCGTACCAGGCCGTCGCGGAACGGCATCCGGCGCTGAGCGCGCACGTCGAGGCGCTCGGCGCGGACGACCGCGGTCCGCTCAACACCTTCGGCGAGGCGGCGATCGCCCTGAGCGCCGGCCATGTGGGCGAGCCCGATCTGCCGGCCACGTTCGTGGACTACGACCTCGCTCCGCGCGAGTACGAACTCAGCGTCGCCCAGACCGTGTTGAAGGTGCACAGCCGCGTCACCGACCTCTACAACCAGCCGATGAACCAGACCCAGCACCAACTCCGGCTCACCGTCGAGGCCTTGCGTGAGCGGCAGGAGAACGAGCTGGTCAACAACCGGGAGTTCGGGCTGCTGCACAACGCCGACTACGACCAGCGGATCTCCACCCACTCCGGGCCGCCGACCCCCGACGACCTCGACGAGCTGCTGAGCATGCGGCGCGACACCCGCTTCCTGTTCGCCCATCCGCGGACGATCGCCGCGTTCGGCCGCGAGTGCAACAAGCGGGGCGTCTACTTCAGCGGCATCGACGTCGGCGGCCACCATCTGCCCGCCTGGCGCGGGGTGCCGCTGCTGCCGTGCGGCAAGATCCCGGTCAGCGCGTCCCGTACGTCGTCGATCATCGCGATGCGCACCGGCGAGGACGACCAGGGCGTGATCGGCCTTTACCAGACCGGCATCCCGGACGAGCTCGAACCGGGCCTCAACGTACGGTTCATGGGCATCAACGAACAGGCGATCATCTCGTACCTGGTGAGCACCTACTTCTCGGCGGCGGTCCTGGTGCCGGACGCGATCGGCATCCTGGAGAACGTCGAGGTCTCCCGCCGGGACGGCAACTGACGGCGAGGGAAGGCTAGTTCAGGAACGCGTCCAGTCGTGCCGCGTCCGGTGCGGTCGCCGGGCCCGGTGCGGTGACGGCCAGGGCGGCGCCCGCGTTGGCCCGGCGGGCGGCGGCCACCGGGTCGAGGCCCTGGGCCAGGGCGGCCATGAACACGCCGGTGTGCGCGTCGCCCGCGCCGTTGAGGTCGACGGCGTCCACGGCGAACCCCGGGACGGTGACGAGGCGTTCGCCCTGGCGCAGGAGACAACCGTCGGGGCCGGTACGGACGAGCACCGAGCCGCGCCCCAGTTGGGACTGGAGGGCGCGGGCGGCTTCGGCCGGATCATCGACGCCCGTGAGCAGCGTGGCCTCACGGGCGTTGCAGCTCCACCAGTCCGAGCGGGCGAGCAGCGACTCCAGTGCGTCGCGGGGGATTTCGTCCGCCAACGGCCCGGGGTCGGTGACCACCGTGACGCCCGGGTCCAGTCGGGCCAGGAGGTCGAGCAGGGCCGCCCGGTTGCCGTCGTGGAGCAGGCCGTATCCGGTGAGGTACGCCAAGTCGCCCGCGCCGGGCCGGAGGTCGGCCAGGTCGGCCGGGGTGAGGGTGGCCTCCGCGCCGGGGCTGGTGACGAAGGTGCGCTCGCCGTCCGTGTCGACCAGGCAGACCACGAAGCCGGTGTCCGGTGCCGGGCGCGGTGCGAGCAGGACGTCGATGCCCTCGGCGCGCAGCGCGGCGCGGGCCCGGTCACCGAAGGGACCGGTGCCGTGCGCTCCGGCGTAGGTCACGGGGAGTCCCTGGCGGGCGGCGGCGGCCATGACGTTGAAGCCGCCGCCCGGGGTGCGTTCGGTGCGGGTGGCGAGGACGTCGCCGCCGCGCTCGGGGAGGGCGGGGATCTCCAGGACCAGGTCGACGACGACGTTGCCGAGGTGCCAGAGCCGCCCGCTCACGACCGCTCCCGCAGGACGAGCGTGGCCGTGACCGTGGCATCCAGGTCGACCACGACAGTGCCGAGATACCAGAGCCGCCCGCTCATGCCCGCACCCGCAGGTCGCAGGGCTGCCCCCGTGGCATCCAACTCGACGATGACGTTGCCGAGGCGCCACAGCCTGCCGCTCACGACTGTCCCCGCAGACGGAGCAAGGCTGCCGCCGTGGCGTCCAGGTCGAGCGCCGGGTTGACGCGTACAAGCGTCTCGCGCGCGTCGGCCGGGAAGGCGTCCACTCCGTGGCAGGCGCCGCCGATGGCCCCCGCGATCGCGGCGATGGTGTCGCAGTCGCCGCCGACGGAGGCGGCGAGCAGCGCGGCCCGCCAGGGGTCGTCGGGGCAGGCGGCGAGGACGGCGAAGGCGGCGGGCACGGACTCCTGCGTGGCGAGGCTGGTGCCGACCAACGCGTAGACGCGCTCGCAGAGTTGGGCCTCGGTGAGGCCGCGCGCCAGCCCGGTCGCCCAGACGATCCGCTCGGCGACGTCGGCGGCGGCCACCCAGTGGCCCCGTCCCGCCGCCAACCGGGCCGCCGACACGGCCACTTCGACGGCCTCGGAAACCGACGCTCCGTCAAGTCCCGCGCTCACGGCGGCCGCCACCGCCGCGGCACCGGCGAGCGCGACCCCGGTGTTGTGGGTCAGGCTGCTGGCCTCCACCACCCGGTCCACCAGAGCCGCCGGGTCGGCGGCCGACACCGCGATGCCCACGGGCGCGATCCGCATCGCGGCGCCGTTGGTGGTGCCGTACCGCCCCACCTCGTCGACCGGGGTGCCCGCGAGGACCAGTTCCACCGCCCGCTTGGTGGACGGTCCGAGGAGGTCGAGCGAGCCGCGGGCCCGCATGTCGTCCTCCCAGGCGACCAGGCGCCGGGCGAGTTCCGCCGGGTCGATACGGCCCTTGCCGTCGAGCAGCAACTGGGCGAGGAGCAGGGCCTGTTCGGTGTCGTCGGTGACCGCTCCGGCCGGCATCCCGGCGGCGAGCGGATGATCCGGGGCGGCCGGTTCGAAGCCGGTCAGGAACGCGCCGTAGCGTGCCGTGATCCGGGGGCGGGACAGCATCTGGGTGGGCATGCCGAGGGCGTCGCCGAGGGCGAGCCCGTGGAGGGCTCCGGTGGCGCGGCTCTGGAGGGTCATGGGCACTTTCCGGGGCAGGGGTCGGCTTCCGGGGCGTGGGTCAGCCGAATTCGAGGGTCAGTTGGAAGTGGTCGGGGTCGAGGAGGCTCACGACATGTTCGACGAAGGAACCGTCGGCCGCGCGGCTGGTCCGCCGTGTGTCGAGGAACCAGTCACCCGCCTCGCGGCGCAGCAGCTCCGCCTCCCGTCCGTCGATCCGGCGCCCGCTCACCCGCTGCTCACCGTGGTCGGGCCGCAGTCCGGCCCGCAGCATCACCTCGGTCAGCGACTCCTCCCCGAGGCCGCGCGCGGCCAGGTCGCGCACGCCGGGCACGGGCGGCAGGAAGCTGCGTTCGTACGACACGACGACCGCGTCCGCCGCGAGTTCCCGTATCCGCTCCACGCACACGAACTCGCAGGTGTTCAGGGTGAGTTGACGTGCGAGTTGTTCGTCCCGCCTGGCGTCCACCGTGAGGGTGCGGACCCGGGTGTCGATGCCCTGGGTGGCCAGCGCGTGGGCCCAGCCGAGGCGGTCGTCGAGGGGGCGGCCGTCGAAGAGGACGTAGGAGCCCTTGCCGGTGCGGGTGGCGATCAGGCCGGCCTCGCTGAGTTCGGCGAGGGCCGCGCGGACGGTCGTACGGCTGACGCCGAAGCGTTGGGCCAGGGCGTGTTCGCCGGGCAGTTGCTCGCCGGCGGGGCGGTGGCCGCCGCGGATCTCCTTGGCGAGGACCTCGGTGATCCGCTGGTGTTTGAGCCGGACGCCGGTCATGAGGTCTCCCCGACCGCCTCGGCGATGGTGACCACCCGGATCAGCGGCCGGTAGAGGTCCATGACGTGCAGCGCCTTGACGTGGGAGTCGTCGTCCACGCCGGCGCAGGCATCGGCGACGACCAGGACCTCCGCTCCGGCGTCGGCGGCGGCGAGGGCCGTGGACAGCACGCAGCAGTCGGTGCTGACGCCGGCGAGGACGAGCCGGCCGGTGGGGGCGACACGTTCGGCGAGTTCCGGGGTCCACTTGCCGAAGGTGGGCGCGTCCACCAAGTGCCGTGCCCGGGCGGCGAATTCATCGGTCAACTGCCAGAGCGGGGCGTCCGGTGGCTGGAGGGCGAAGGGCCACTGGTCGTAGTAGGCGCGCCAGGCGCCCTCGGGCTTCGCGGGGGCCAGGA from Streptomyces sp. NBC_01478 includes the following:
- a CDS encoding ABC transporter substrate-binding protein, giving the protein MLFRHSLRASAAALALLLPFAAACGGSAKAESSSDVSSVTLRVGDTGWKVGEAVLEYAHLDDTPYKVKWNLFQGGDLQLQAMRAGALDLASSSEIPPIFSAADGRPNFKVVAVQRGTTLNQEVIVPKGSKVTDIAGLRGKKVGYVQNTTAHYFLYELLKQAGLTWSDIDAKPLLPNDGLAALNGGSIDAFASYGTSVITAHQQGARTVGSGADILSGNFLWSARDSVLRSPAQKAAAADLIARITKAYAYVRDGHEDGFAKVTAEATHQPLAQAKSDLLAAQKQRPTQARTVGDDTIASQQKVADAFTELGALKKHLDVKSFWTTALNSDLKKAL
- a CDS encoding acyl-CoA dehydrogenase family protein codes for the protein MTARIAELATGYDESGAFPADSLRIAHEAGLLTATIGERYGGRGARVEESARILHRIGQGDPSVALIAAMTLNTHARQAVQPHWPGELYARVVKESFERPVLVNHARVEPELGSPARGGLPSTLARRTPDGWSLNGTKRFVTGAEGLDWFLVWATTDEPEPRVGTFLVPGGSPGIEITGRWDQLGLRASGSHDVTFRDVEIPYEHVIGIGPHGASAEQDNRAGAALHLPLAALYLGVARAAQSFFHTFAHERVPANLGHPVARTERFRRTAGEIEVLLSAAEQLVFDGAARVDSGDSAYTPEQALGARVLADRHGVRAVELAVRLLGNPGLARGNPLERHFRDIQCAPVHAPQEDISLLAIGTKALNP
- a CDS encoding FAD-binding oxidoreductase; translation: MTTAPPTAPTAAARLLGLLARDLPPDQLATEPRTLAAHATDRSGTRPDGVPLAVVHARRTEDVTVTLRHANALGVPVVPRGAGTGLSGGASAGEGVLVLDLSGMNRVLELSVDDQLAVVEPGVITAELDRAAGEHGLRYAPDPASAAISTIGGNIATNAGGLRCAKYGVTRDSVLGLEAVLADGTVVTTGRRTVKGVTGYDLTALLTGSEGTLAVITSATLRLRPVPVATATVAAYFDSFEAAAEASYAIGRAGVVPALAELLDGPVLRAVDPALGERGAALLLVQCDGAGAGIEAEQVARVLAPTASSVETTTDPVEAESLLAARRLALPALEELGRPLIEDIAVPRSRLAEAVREIRLISARHDVPVYTLAHAADGNLHPIIVVDPALDRLPDAAWEAAGEIFALALRLGGTLTGEHGVGVLKRQWVADELGPTAHALQRRLKEAFDPRGILNPGKTL
- a CDS encoding family 2B encapsulin nanocompartment shell protein, with amino-acid sequence MSVDTGTAPEAGAEEREQQSLGTAAARTLATTTKSEPQMQGISSRWLTRMLPWVNVPGGTYRVNRRLSYTRGDGRVTFVQTGAQVRVVPAELSELPLLRGFADTDALGALAERFEQREFAPGQLIVEAGRPADQVFLIAHGKVEQLGEGPYGDEAVAGLLADGDTFGGQVLGDPDGTWEFTARAATATTVLTLPHSAYQAVAERHPALSAHVEALGADDRGPLNTFGEAAIALSAGHVGEPDLPATFVDYDLAPREYELSVAQTVLKVHSRVTDLYNQPMNQTQHQLRLTVEALRERQENELVNNREFGLLHNADYDQRISTHSGPPTPDDLDELLSMRRDTRFLFAHPRTIAAFGRECNKRGVYFSGIDVGGHHLPAWRGVPLLPCGKIPVSASRTSSIIAMRTGEDDQGVIGLYQTGIPDELEPGLNVRFMGINEQAIISYLVSTYFSAAVLVPDAIGILENVEVSRRDGN
- a CDS encoding PfkB family carbohydrate kinase, producing MSGRLWHLGNVVVDLVLEIPALPERGGDVLATRTERTPGGGFNVMAAAARQGLPVTYAGAHGTGPFGDRARAALRAEGIDVLLAPRPAPDTGFVVCLVDTDGERTFVTSPGAEATLTPADLADLRPGAGDLAYLTGYGLLHDGNRAALLDLLARLDPGVTVVTDPGPLADEIPRDALESLLARSDWWSCNAREATLLTGVDDPAEAARALQSQLGRGSVLVRTGPDGCLLRQGERLVTVPGFAVDAVDLNGAGDAHTGVFMAALAQGLDPVAAARRANAGAALAVTAPGPATAPDAARLDAFLN
- a CDS encoding ADP-ribosylglycohydrolase family protein, which encodes MTLQSRATGALHGLALGDALGMPTQMLSRPRITARYGAFLTGFEPAAPDHPLAAGMPAGAVTDDTEQALLLAQLLLDGKGRIDPAELARRLVAWEDDMRARGSLDLLGPSTKRAVELVLAGTPVDEVGRYGTTNGAAMRIAPVGIAVSAADPAALVDRVVEASSLTHNTGVALAGAAAVAAAVSAGLDGASVSEAVEVAVSAARLAAGRGHWVAAADVAERIVWATGLARGLTEAQLCERVYALVGTSLATQESVPAAFAVLAACPDDPWRAALLAASVGGDCDTIAAIAGAIGGACHGVDAFPADARETLVRVNPALDLDATAAALLRLRGQS
- a CDS encoding GntR family transcriptional regulator, with the translated sequence MTGVRLKHQRITEVLAKEIRGGHRPAGEQLPGEHALAQRFGVSRTTVRAALAELSEAGLIATRTGKGSYVLFDGRPLDDRLGWAHALATQGIDTRVRTLTVDARRDEQLARQLTLNTCEFVCVERIRELAADAVVVSYERSFLPPVPGVRDLAARGLGEESLTEVMLRAGLRPDHGEQRVSGRRIDGREAELLRREAGDWFLDTRRTSRAADGSFVEHVVSLLDPDHFQLTLEFG
- a CDS encoding cysteine hydrolase family protein, which translates into the protein MTTAPGHLAVIDMQRVFAEPDSPWATPRFADAAAGVRRLLPAFAERVTFTRFLAPAKPEGAWRAYYDQWPFALQPPDAPLWQLTDEFAARARHLVDAPTFGKWTPELAERVAPTGRLVLAGVSTDCCVLSTALAAADAGAEVLVVADACAGVDDDSHVKALHVMDLYRPLIRVVTIAEAVGETS